The Lycium barbarum isolate Lr01 chromosome 10, ASM1917538v2, whole genome shotgun sequence genome includes a region encoding these proteins:
- the LOC132615360 gene encoding kinesin-like protein KIN-14R, which yields MDSIQSNPFPDLPINFEWETPLNQEMTASVMDQDDENFQFLADSMVCDSGSRLIPSGFTRSSCTEDVVLFVNAGSEASVELDSSLSFQADNFYQGGEPFQTEEFIKEGGEHAFVYQTARLGNFCYRIDNFTPGNYFVDLHFVEIINVNGPKGMRVFNVFLQDEKVLSDFDIFSVVGANKPLQLVDSRVSIKENGILEIKFEGIIGSPVVSGICIRKAPKASASQAEHDRLTCKNCAAEIDIPSAQKKVARLQSIAKYEKKIQELGELLERKTDECYQSWMSYTAANQQLEKVRMELDNKTFHTYSLDQKFEKQAKTITEISIKYECDKNKWHMAINDLEMKVKIMKQEHAQLSHEAHECADSIPDLNKMVFAVQSLVEQYEDLKMKYNEEQAKRRKLFNEVQEAKGNIRVFCRCRPLSKSEVSDGCSTVVDFDVAKDGELGILNGSSMKKTFKFDRVYTPKDDQGVVYADASPMVISVLDGYNVCIFAYGQTGTGKTFTMEGTKGNRGVNYRTLEELFKIAKERSETFTYDISVSVLEVYNEQIRDLLAPPTTSKKLEIKQAPEGLHHIPGLVEAKVENIEEVWNVLQTGSSARAVGSNNVNEHSSRSHCMLCIMVTAKNLLDGECTKSKLWLVDLAGSERLAKTDVQGDRLKEAQNINRSLSALGDVISALANRSSHIPYRNSKLTHLLQDSLGGDSKALMFVQISPSDKDLSETISSLNFATRVRGIELGPVRKQVDTGELQKLKTMLDKARQEAKSKDESLKKLEESLQNLESKAKGKEHVNKTQQDKIKELESQLNLKISLHGQSEKQLSQLSERLKGREETCATLQQKVSELENKMRQHQQVESESLNNKVKDLENKLKEREQEFESQSDILQHKVDKLEEKLKAKEQNEQECILLRQKIKELEDKIKEHEQQLACMVTDSDAKSFRSSPHESKSSSREDLTRDIEQRILKTSNTFNHQASQVGSNLPKGKDSIQQVRRKRLSTNSETENNGVLPNRTEQDYLQEARRKRLSKNGEAEKNASAISVNDRRTRQSDPPRPFARVTKPTTSTVNAQRPLIRNKTSREPVQGVKERDTKKRMWTR from the exons AGGACGTTGTGCTTTTTGTTAATGCTGGATCGGAGGCTTCAGTAGAGTTGGATTCCAGTCTGAGCTTTCAGGCTGATAACTTTTACCAAGGTGGAGAACCATTTCAAACGGAGGAGTTCATAAAGGAAGGCGGCGAACATGCTTTCGTTTACCAGACAGCAAGATTAGGAAATTTCTGTTATCGGATCGACAATTTTACACCAGGAAATTACTTTGTTGATCTTCATTTTGTCGAGATAATAAATGTAAATGGGCCTAAAGGAATGAGAGTGTTCAATGTCTTTCTACAAGATGAAAAG GTTTTGTCTGATTTCGACATCTTCTCTGTTGTTGGAGCCAATAAACCACTACAATTAGTTGACTCAAGAGTTTCCATCAAAGAGAATGGGATACTTGAGATAAAATTTGAAGGAATTATTGGTAGTCCCGTGGTTAGTGGGATCTGCATAAGAAAAGCTCCGAAAGCGTCAG CTTCTCAAGCAGAACATGACCGTCTTACATGCAAAAACTGTGCAGCCGAGATAGATATTCCATCAGCACAG AAAAAGGTGGCACGATTGCAATCAATAGCCAAGTATGAGAAAAAGATACAGGAGCTTGGTGAATTGTTGGAACGCAAGACAGATGAATGTTATCAATCTTGGATGTCTTACACTGCAGCTAACCAGCAACTAGAGAAGGTTAGGATGGAGCTGGACAATAAGACATTTCATACCTATTCACTTG ATCAGAAATTTGAGAAGCAAGCTAAGACTATTACAGAGATCTCAATCAAGTACGAGTGCGACAAGAATAAATGGCACATGGCGATCAATGATCTCGAGATGAAAGTAAAG ATTATGAAGCAGGAGCACGCCCAGCTCTCTCATGAGGCGCATGAGTGTGCAGACTCAATCCCTGATCTGAATAAAATGGTCTTTGCAGTTCAGTCATTAG TTGAGCAATATGAAGATCTTAAGATGAAGTACAACGAAGAGCAAGCAAAGAGAAGAAAGCTCTTCAATGAAGTTCAGGAGGCGAAAG GGAATATCAGAGTATTTTGCCGCTGCCGTCCATTAAGCAAATCTGAAGTGTCAGATGGATGCTCAACAGTTGTAGATTTCGATGTCGCCAAGGATGGAGAACTTGGAATCTTAAATGGAAGCTCCATGAAAAAGACATTCAAATTTGACCGTGTCTACACACCAAAAGATGATCAAG GTGTTGTCTATGCCGATGCTTCACCGATGGTTATTTCAGTTTTAGATGGTTACAATGTGTGTATTTTTGCTTATGGACAAACGGGAACAGGCAAAACATTCACCATGGAGGGTACAAAAGGGAACAGGGGAGTCAACTATCGGACGCTCGAAGAATTATTCAAAATTGCAAAGGAGAGGAGTGAAACATTCACCTACGACATATCAGTCAGTGTGCTTGAAGTCTACAATGAACAGATCAGGGACCTATTGGCTCCACCGACGACATCAAAAAA GTTGGAGATAAAACAAGCTCCGGAAGGGCTTCATCACATTCCAGGACTTGTGGAAGCTAAAGTAGAGAACATAGAAGAAGTCTGGAATGTGCTACAGACTGGAAGTAGTGCAAGGGCTGTTGGATCCAACAATGTGAATGAGCACAGTAGCCGTTCTCACTG CATGCTTTGTATTATGGTAACAGCCAAGAACTTGCTCGacggtgaatgcacaaagagcaAGCTTTGGCTTGTGGATTTAGCTGGTAGTGAGAGGCTTGCAAAGACTGATGTCCAAGGTGATAGGTTGAAGGAAGCTCAAAATATCAATAGGTCACTTTCAGCTCTAGGAGATGTGATATCAGCTTTGGCAAATAGAAGCAGCCATATTCCATACAG GAACTCCAAGCTGACACATCTACTCCAAGATTCATTAG GTGGAGATTCAAAAGCCTTGATGTTTGTACAGATCAGTCCTTCTGATAAGGACTTGAGTGAAACTATAAGTTCATTGAACTTTGCTACAAGAGTTAGAGGAATTGAGTTGGGTCCTGTAAGAAAACAAGTTGATACCGGCGAGCTCCAAAAGTTGAAAACAATG CTTGACAAAGCAAGGCAGGAAGCTAAATCCAAAGATGAATCCTTGAAGAAACTCGAGGAAAGCCTGCAGAACTTAGAGAGCAAGGCTAAAGGGAAGGAACATGTTAACAAAACTCAACAGGACAAGATTAAGGAACTGGAAAGCCAGCTCAATTTGAAGATATCATTACATGGACAATCAGAGAAACAACTTTCACAGCTTTCAGAGAGATTGAAGGGACGGGAAGAAACTTGTGCTACTCTGCAACAAAAG GTCTCGGAGCTAGAGAACAAGATGAGGCAGCACCAACAAGTTGAGTCTGAAAGCCTCAACAATAAG GTCAAGGATCTCGAGAACAAGCTGAAAGAGCGGGAGCAGGAGTTTGAGTCTCAGTCTGATATCCTTCAACATAAG GTTGATAAGCTTGAGGAAAAGCTGAAAGCAAAAGAACAGAATGAACAGGAGTGTATTCTACTCCGTCAGAAG ATTAAGGAACTTGAAGACAAGATCAAGGAGCACGAACAACAGTTGGCATGCATGGTTACAGATTCTGATGCAAAGTCTTTTAGATCGAGCCCACATGAAAGCAAAAGTTCTAGCAGAGAAGATTTAACAAGAGACATTGAGCAACGTATTTTGAAGACCTCAAATACTTTCAATCACCAGGCAAGTCAGGTGGGGTCTAATTTGCCGAAGGGAAAGGACTCCATCCAACAAGTCAGACGAAAGCGGTTGTCAACAAATAGTGAGACAGAGAACAATGGTGTTTTACCCAACAGGACTGAACAGGATTACCTTCAAGAGGCGAGAAGGAAGCGATTGTCTAAAAACGGTGAAGCAGAGAAAAACGCTTCTGCCATATCGGTTAATGATAGAAGGACCAGGCAATCTGATCCCCCTAGACCATTTGCAAGAGTAACGAAGCCTACTACAAGTACCGTCAATGCTCAGAGGCCATTGATTCGTAACAAGACGAGCAGAGAGCCCGTTCAAGGAGTTAAAGAGAGGGACACAAAGAAAAGGATGTGGACAAGATAG